A stretch of the Solanum dulcamara chromosome 6, daSolDulc1.2, whole genome shotgun sequence genome encodes the following:
- the LOC129891675 gene encoding SEED MATURATION PROTEIN 1 has protein sequence MAKSKDEITSGTAQARLSEDDALRIWYKAGTPLEGGKIADSHPVDLFSSARNIENQHGKIADSRPIELSSSAQKIAAAKQKQPQQEEKPQDSSDLEGKNTCVYDDENMDKNLPPAAATLMFDSKKADNWTTNPP, from the coding sequence ATGgcaaagagcaaagatgaaattACTTCTGGGACAGCTCAAGCAAGACTATCTGAAGATGATGCTCTTAGAATATGGTACAAAGCAGGCACTCCTCTTGAAGGAGGAAAAATTGCTGACTCTCATCCTGTGGATCTTTTCTCAAGTGCTCGTAATATTGAGAATCAACACGGCAAGATTGCTGATTCTCGACCTATTGAACTCTCCTCAAGTGCACAAAAAATTGCAGCagcaaaacaaaaacaaccCCAACAAGAAGAAAAACCTCAAGATTCTTCTGATCTGGAGGGAAAGAATACTTGTGTTTATGATGATGAGAATATGGATAAAAATCTGCCTCCAGCAGCTGCAACTCTCATGTTTGATAGCAAGAAGGCTGACAATTGGACAACAAATCCTCCTTGA